DNA from Vitis vinifera cultivar Pinot Noir 40024 chromosome 19, ASM3070453v1:
TAAGTACTAGGTTAGATATCCTTAGGTACTACCGTAGTTGGACTTGCACACTACTTGTGTGCATCGGCCAATTAGCATGTTTGAACCTTAATTGTGTGCATCAGCCAATTAGCATGTTTGAACCTTACAATCTATGGAATCAACATGCATAATTCCTCAATCTTTCGttgttgtattgtttttaacaaaTCTTTATATCAATAAGGAAATGGAAGAGGAGATGTTTTGTTACATTCATGAAGGTGGTGAGCTTGTTAAGACTGCTGTTGGGTCCGTCGAATATAAGGGAGGTCGGACCTATTGCAGTGTTGTTAGCAAGAATATCTCACATTCTGAATTTGTTTCAAAAGTATGTGGTGAACTAAACTTGGATTCCAATTCCATTAAATTAGAATTCACAGTCAAGTTTGACCCATCATGTCTATTGTCACTGCATAATGATGGCGACATAGTCAATATGTTCAAATTCAACGACATGTTTTGTCATGTCTACATCTCCCAGTGTACTGAATGTGGTGATGACCTCATTTGCCCTACTAGGTACCTAATGTCCTTCCACAATAATGTTCCCTTTTGTATAATCGCTTTTCACACTTAGATTGATGGAGGATCAAATTCTTTCCTTATGTTTTTTGCAGTGGCCCAACCCCTATTGTTGCTTCAAACTCAGCTCATGTTTCCTCTATTGGCGAGCCCCCATTACACATCTCTAATGAGTCACCCACAATTGAGTCATTTGGGTTTTCCCAAAGATGTGCTATGACAAATACTGTTCAACTTCAACCAAGCTGGTTCGAACATTCAATTGTAGGTAGTGGACATACCTTCCCAAATGCGTCGAAGTTTCGAGATGCAATCTATTTGATGTCTTTGGCTGGAAAATTTCGATATTCTTACAAAAGGAATAATCCAAAACACATGACCATAGTATGCACAATTGAAGATTGTCCTTGGAAAATCACTGCGCGTGCAATAGGGGATTCAAACATTATTCAAGTACACACATTCCGAAATGTGCATAACCATTGCTTGGAAGATGTTGCCTTGTCTCAGCCTTAGTGAGATCCACTCGTGCATCGTTGGTCATTGATGATGTCATTTGATCTACTCCTGAATACCAACCATGCCAAATTTGTAAGGACTTTGTAAGGCAACATGGCATCCAGTTAACTTACCTACAAGCATGGTAAATGAAGGAGAAGGCTAAGGAGTGCATTTATGGACAACCCAAGAATTATTACAAATTGTTGCCATGGATGTGTGAAAGAATGATTGCAACAAATCCGGGATCGAGTGTTAAGTTGAGTTATTCCGATGACGACCATTTTGAGAAGCTTTTTATTGCTCATTCAATATCTATCGAAGGGTTTGTAAGGGGGTGTCAACCAATCATTGCAATTGATTCGGCCCATATGAGTGGGCCTTATGGCGGTGCTCTATTTTCAGCCACCGCCTACGATGCTAATGACTCCATGTTCCCCTTAGCCTTTGGAGTGATAAGCTCGGAAAATTATGAAGATTGGTTATGGTTCTTGGAAAAACTGAAGATAGTTATGGGAAACAAGGAAGTTATTATTATCTCAGATAGACATCCTGCTTTGCTTCGTAGTGTCCCTGAGGTGTTTGGCATTGAAAACCATGCTTATTGCTACCGTCACCTGAAGGAGAATTTTAGTAGTTTCTTGTCCAAGCATAACACACGAGGGAACAAGGGTAAAGAAAATGCATTGCAATTCCTAGATAGCATTGCGTATGGAAGGTTAGAACATGATTATAACGTTTCCATGTTTGAACTACAAAAATACAATGAGGCTTTAGCCACATGGGTTGAAGAAAATGCGCCACACCATTGGGCCATGTCAAAATTCCCAAAACAAAGATGGGATAAAATGACTACGAACCTTGCCGAGTTATTTAATGCTTGGTTACAGATTGAAAGACATCACtctatttgtaactttttattGGAGCACATGTCCAAGTTAGCTTCTACGCTTGTGAAGCATCAAGAAGAGTCCAAGAATTGGAAAGGGTGTATACGGCCAAAAATTGAAGCTAAGGTGCAGGAAAATATTGCAAAGGGTGCGGTGTATCTAGTCACACCGTTCATGAATGGAGTATTTAGGGTATGTATCGAGAGAGCCTTGTTGAATGTAGACATTCTAAACCGTACATGCACTTGTAGGGGTTGGCAAATGTTGGGAATCCCTTGTGAGCATGCCACAGCTGTCATTATTTCCATTGGTCAAAATGTTACTCATTTCATCGATGATTGCTACAAATACCCAATGCAAGAGTTGATATATGGGGGCTCTTTCTCCAGCATAGAGACCCATGACATGCCTACTGTGGACGATGATGGTTTGGTTCGATCTATCACCGGGGAGGTATTCTTCTCTTTAAAGCCTCCACATACAAAGCGCGCTCCCGGAAGGCCAAGGAAGAAGCGCATTGAGTCTCAATTTCAAGATAAACGAACTATTTATTACTCTCGTTGTCATATGTCCGACCACAATAGAAAAACCTGCAAAAATCCTTTGCCCTAAATGCATATCTATCTACTTATTGCATTATGCTGATCTTGCATTACTCTATTTCAACTAACTGGTTGTCACCCAATCATCGTTACTATTTGAATGTTTTGTGCCTTTCCATTCACCTGCAATGTTCATTGAGTTACATTATATTTCTCTACTGATTCAGTTCTTTCACAAAGTCTGAACTATGTTTGCACCACATCTTGTTTTAATGGTATTTACTCAAATCCCATGTATTTGCTAAGATTACATTGCTTAAGCCATTTTAACCATACTGCAGTTTGTGTTCCCATGTATCATTTGGTGGCATCATTTAATTATCCGAAAATAAATACTTTGAATGAGTGGCATCATTTGGTGGCATTTTCAGAGGCTGGTTGTTAATATCAGTGTCAACTGGGCTGTTTCATTTAATTATCTGCATATTTGTCCTTTGATTTGAGtgctattttcttttatactccCCATGGTTTGAAGAGTGCGATCAAACCAATTTTTGCCCTAACCTTTGCTTCATTTTTCATGCACtctaacaaaatttatttttcaccaCACTTCTTCATGGCTTGTGCAATACTAGCCACAACTGTACGCTAACAGTTCTTACTTTGCAGGTTTAATTAATTGTGCTTCCATTATATCCATCTGAACGAGAAGGTCATCTTATTCTAGGCATGGCAACagaaaggaggaaaaaggaAGGAACATGTCCCTGCAACATGTGCACATGTCAGCAACAGGGATTTCATTCAACAATGCATTCAATCTTCAATTTcacctttaatgcatatttCCATATATTCTATTTTCCTATCACTGaccaatatttaattttaactgTAGGAAAAGCTCCCAAAGTCCCGATGTTCTGGAAGGAAATTCATCACTGTGATTGCACGCTTACCACCAGAAAAACACCAAGCCATAAGAGATATGGGATTTGGGGGCCTGCTAACATTTGCTTGTCGGGAGTTGAGATATGAGCTGTGCGGGTGGCTGATATCTCAATATGAATTTACCTACCACAGGCTTAAAATGGCAACTGGCAGTGCTGTCAATGTTAATGAACAACATGTCAGCCAAGTCATGGGCATCCCTAACTTCGGGGAAGACTTGGTTATTGTTAAGAGAACAGGCCCCTCCAACCATACATACACGCTCAGGGTTTTGGAGCAAAACCTTGAGAATCTGCCCGTTGgtgatgattttttaaaatcatttttaatttttttcttgtgcCACTCTGCTGGCACCTAATTCCAAACTTAAAGGAAGCCATGACCTATGGGACACCATATGGGATTCTGATCTTGGTGTCCAAAGGAATTGGGCTAAGTTTCTGCTGCAACGCTTAGAGGACGTCATTAGGGAATATCGGCAAAAGTAGCCTACTTACATCCAAGGCTACCTCATGTTCCTCCAGGTACAGTCAAGGGTCCACAGTATTCTGCAATTAGGTTCAACTTtgtttacattttattttaaaactcatcGTTACTGCAATTCCATAATTTAATGCTTATTGTTTCGTATACTACCCTTGTACAACTTTTTTATATGGCATTATTCTATATGCCATCAGTTATTGTTGAGGTGACCCAGCCGCTTGCTGCCGCATGGAGTGACGATGTTATAAAGCGCCTCTTAGTGGCTGAAATATCAACTTTCGGTGGATATGGGCATGTGGATGTATGCTATAAATGAACATATCTTTTTGTATTGGTTAAATGACCATAGTAGCTTATTCAAGTCAGTCCCAATTTGTTGCTTCTCTAATTCAACTGATGGTGCATTGTGTAGGCACAGGAGCAGCCACAAAGCACACCTCACATGCAGTTACCATCAGTAGCCTCGACCTCCACAGTCGGTGACGATGCTATAGAGGTATTGCATAGCCACTAACCACTCATACATGTTGTTCCATACAGACTCCATACAATACTATGCTTATAATATTTGTTGTTCCACTTTATAATAGGTTATTGAAGCCCGCATCAGTGAGACATAAGAGACTATGCTTAGATTAGCTTTGTCTTTGGTGTTGGATGTGGGTGCATTACATTGCCGGCCCAGTGGATCAAAGGGGAATTCTTCCGTCCCTTGCCCATCAGCAGAGCACCACACTAAAGATCAACCAATGCGGCCAACACCAGTGAGGCAGCCATCAGTTGAGGAAATTGAACCAGAAGACAGCCTCGTACCAACCCCCCATTCGCCAGTTGGAATGGGACCATCACCAGCTCCCACTTGTTCCGAGCCACTGGTCCCACAGTCTCAGGCAGAGGCATCCCTTCCAGCTGAAGTGACAGTAGTGACAGTAGAGGATGCGGAAGAAGGTGAAGGCGCAGGTGGGAGTGGCAGCCAAGCCCCTAAACCTTCATCGATTAAGAGATATAAGCGGACCACTAAGAGGATTTTCAAGCGTCCTCCCGCTTGCAAAAGTCCGTTTGTTGCCCAATGTGTTAAACAATTCCCAAAAATACCTTATGCAGATCGGGTAGTAGCAGATTATGCTTTGGCTGAAATGGGTGATCCTAGGTACACTTAAGATTTCTAAAACTCATTCTTAGAATCATTTTATAGGTCAATAACTCTACATCATCATGACAAATTTACTTTCATGTCATTGTATTGAGATTTTGTGTGACATGTATGGGATGTACATTACACGGGAGGAACTTTCTTGTCTAAATGCAAGACGGTGGGTTAATTCAATGGTAGGTTACTTATCCTTATGCATTACTAAATTCACAATTAATAAGTCATATGAATCGATAAAGTGTTGATGGAGGttgtaaaatatgttattttacaCAACTTTGGTAGATTGTTGCGATTGTCTCTCTCATGATGAATGGACAACAAGCACCACCAGCTCGCGCACACTTTTTTGGGCCTTCGTTCTCGGTGAGCCCTCTAATATCCTAAATTCACTTGGTATGAAACTAGAAGAGTAGATGTTGATGATTGTATTGATTCACCTCACCCTTGAACAGGTTGTTCTGAGCAACCTCAAATCTAATGTAACCACGCAAGTCATCCTGGAAAGATGCGCTATGTATCTGGATCCTGACACATTGGGCCATGATCTTAGTTCATGTGACATGGTAAATGAACATAGCTAAAGTTCAATTCCATAGTAATAAATGCAAGGGTATTGGGAATGACTATAAAGTAATGACATAAAAGCTAATAACTCTTGAATTGTTATGCAGATGTTCATCCCGGTTTGCGAGAATAATCACTAGCACGTGCATGTTGTTAATTTTGCAGCTGGAAGAGTTGAGATACTTTCGTCATTGCCCCTAAGGCGGGGCAACAACATTAGTGCTGCAACGCGACGATTATCAATGGCACTCCACAAAGCACTGCATGCATATAGAATCCATATGGATGCGGATGTCTCAAGTTTTGTGCATGTCCAACCACACCTTCTCCAACAGCTGAATGGGTAAAGTATTCAGATATTCCAACGAAAACAAACATTTCCTAAATAATTTGATTGATCAGATTTCTATCATCTAACACATTTCTGATGTGTTATAGGTCCGATTGTGGTGTCCTCGTTATAAAGttcatggaattttggaatgggGCGACCTTAACTACTTTAGTGGCAGAGGTTAGAGTTGGTTTACACTGTCAAACTTGGactgtttttctttgtttttttcccaaccgcatggaataattttttcccATTTCCGTAGGACAAGACGAACATGTACAGACTCCAACTACTGCTGCAACTAGTGCTCAATGAATGCAACAGTGTCAGAGATACAATGATGGCCGCATGTCATTTGTGACTTCATAGTTCATGATAAGTTTCTTCCTATCTGCTGCTACGTACCAAAATGACCAAGGGTTGATTGTAGTTTGtccaaaatttattaattcataTCATGTTGTGTGCTGATGTGATTTGTTCCAATTGTAAAACCATTATTTATGTTCTATATGTGATGTATCTGATGAAGTATTCCACATCCCATTGTAAAGTGGCAGTTGGGTTATGCTGAATATGAGGACTTTATGTACAAGAATGGCCAACATGTAAGGGAAAGGAAGAGTACCTGGTGATGCTGCTGCTGGAGCATATGGGATGCAGTAACAGCAGTGTAATAGGGCTGTTCATTTTTCCTTCAATATTGTAAAGGAAGGGAGTAGGAACATGGACAACACTcagtatttgttcttttattataGTTAAGGGTGTTGGTAAGTGTTGTATTGGCGACTGATTGGACAACAACTGTGATTGTAAGATGTGATCCAAAGTGATAGGTTTATTATGGGGTATGGTACTAATTTCATAAGAGAACAACAAACATAGACTGGAACCTATTTGTTTATACATTGATGCAGTTTCAGTTTATCCTTCTATACTCACATTAGTAAATTGTTTGACGGCTTTCCTTTCATATTTAGTTATTGTGTAAGCTTTTACATAGCATCTTCTGTTAATGTTATTGGTAAGTTAGGAGgtttgtttggtttgatttactACATTAGAAACAGTTTGCTGGTATACCAATAGTTTGCAATGACGCCCTTCAAATCCTGATCTACCAGGGTTTAGGACTATTGCGCATCCTCATTGGCAATGGCTACTCAGGGTTCTTAAATGATTGTGCATTTTGCTAATTTTGTGCTTCAAACCATGTACAGGttgttatagaaaaaataaatgtggTAGAAAACCAATAAATATTTGCTTCACATGATCACCTTCCGTATCCAACCAAAACCATCGTAACTTAACATAactagaaaaatgagaaaacaacAGTATGACTAAATAAATACTGAGGTAGAAAAATTGTCGCGAGAGCAAAATTTATCGAATATGGTTTAAGGTAGTGTCATGTTGCAATAGgtaatgaaattaactaataaaaatctGAAGTCACAGAATGGCTACATTTCTCgcaggtgcattaaggtagtacctgaggtacattaaggtagtacctgaagaccattaaggtagtacctgtggacccgcatttttcacgtgcgcccccactcgatcggcgagactcgctttttatttgtgaaaaattaattttaaaaaagttggagtcgccacctattttatttttattttaaagggaaaataaaacaagaaagaaaaaccctaaaaagtgactccatagttttggaaaaagcatgtctttgagaaacccgagtctaggtccggggatcaggttacttattgggaaggtacctctaggaggtagcacccctctaagccctaaagaggtctctactgactaagttaagggaagcgtgacaattaaatggttgatcatggatacctaagtaggctaggtgattccaAAAACATAGCAtatcaaacaagatcaaatcacaattaaGGAGAGTTAAAAATGCATACCTGGACGGCTtcccaagcgctatcataaaacataagagattagtaTGGAAATGTGACACATTAtatgtattttatcaaagatgatcaagcAAGCATCAAGACAATCAAGCATGGCATCAAACACGATCATATCTCATGAGATCatacacattcatagaattttagggTTGTGGGGTAAAAAGGGCGTACCTGATTAGCGAGCATCCACACGTCTATGGGAACAAGAGTATCTCAAAATATAAAACGAATtcaaattcatgtatatcatcaagaagaataaaaaaaatcaacatatcaagcaaacaatattgaagaaggtatcatgaatgtcgggcccccaccaaagccttaattaatttcgcatgaaTTGATTtcatgaattccattgtttggaattatgaaagtttattcatgcttgttgaaaatcgagaaaatcacaaaaatagttaaaaatcaaagaaaacattaaaagtGCATGCCCGAAATAAAGTGGCAGCAAATTGCATGTTAAAATCTGGATTTTGTACCTAAAAGCTTCTAAGGAACCTTAGAGaaaaccaaatttatttttgatagaaaaaggttttgaaatccGACTTTAAGACGTAtaagatcataaaaaaaaaataaaaaataaaaaaaaagaagaaacaataggAGGAGTACGACGTGAGGCAAAGTGACCATGTTGGAGTGAGGTCGGGGGTTATGATCAAGTTTGCACTGTTGGTGGACACATGAGGAGACCTTTGCAGAGTACTATTGGATATCCCGTACTGTCATTCATTTTTGAGCTTCAAGTCTTCACTCAAAAGTTCATCTGATTCATCAATTCTCTCACGGTTCACTTCTGAATTTTTCTGTAGTTCGGGACTGTGTTTTCTAACTCATCATGAACCTTATCTTTTATCTATTTTCTAGTACTAACTGATCATCTGCAGCTCGCATGAAGAAGTTTCActgattattatttatatgacCCACTTCTATTATCTAAAGATGTAGTTGTAGCAAAGACTTCAATTTCTGAATCAGAATACTCCCATGTTTGAAGTAGACTCTCATTTCTGTTTAGCATTGTTGATGTGGCCATTAAAACTGTCTTGACGATAGCGAGGATCTACTAAAGATCACTTTCCCGACATCGGTAGCACTACAAGATATCTTAAGTTGTGGCTCCAAGGATTCATGTTCAAGGATCTTACTACCAGTGGTGGTTGTTTGTCTTGCTTCTAGTTCTTCAAGCGCTTTATGAAGATTCCCAACATGTAGATTTGCAATTCGTGTCGGTCTGGTTAACATAGAATAGAGTTCCTTCATGGAGAATGTAAGTAATGGTACCAAGGGTTTCAAAGTCGGACAAGCTTCTCTAATCCTTAAACAACAGGACTGGTAAATGGCTTGACCATGAATGGGGAATATTTCCAGCTTGGTCTCTCTTTCTCGAGTCATAGCATCAGTCTTAACTGTTGCATCCTTAGTCAACACTGATTCAAGTGGAAGAAGGACCATATTTGCCTTTGAAAGATCTTCCATGAGAGAATGGTGTACTGCAGCAGCATCCTTCCCTAAACTATGAACATCATAGAGACCTTCAGTAATTACCAGAACCTCTTCAAACGTGGAACCACATTCAGAAGTCAAAGCAGTATGGCCCCTCATAACACGACTAAAAGTAGAGAGAGCAACACTGGCTTCATAGGCACAATCCCTCACCGCAAGAACAGTGCTTTGTAAATCAACTGATGCCGACTTTGCTTTAACAGGAGCAATGCAGAGTTCATTGTTTGCGGTATACAAGCCATTCGAAGCAGCTTCCACACTGCTTTGTGTAGGTTTTCATTCTTGCTTAGTACGTATAAATGAATGATAAGTGACATCTAGTCTTGTTAGTGCATTGGAGTAAACTTGCTGCCATGTACTGCCATTACCGCCAGGAATCTCAAAGATGCCATCTCTTGATGCTTCAAACACAAATTTTGATCATATCGAATGCCTTCTCTCGAACTTCCCATAATAATTGTCTTCGCCTTGTAAGGTGATCGTTGAATTCAGTAGGAATTCCAGAACTCTTAGTCAAGGTATTTCCAGTTGCACTGGAATTTGGGCCACCGCAGGCCCATCCCATGGCTCTCTCAAGCGGTCATTCTGATTCCATGTTTGATGGAGTTGGTCCAGCTGTGCCTTACAAGCTTTTTCTTGGGAAGCTAACTCTTCTACCTTTTTCTAAGAAAGATGATCCCTACCCTTCAAAGCAGCCTCTTCAAGAGCCAATTATTGCTCAGTAATGACGCCAATCTTAAGAAAGTAATTCTACTCCAGGTCTACTAAAGAAGCTATCTCGATTTCAACCTCAACAAGCTGTTCCGGTGTCATATCAATAGACCCTCGGATTTGTGAGAGGGATCCAGATACACCCGTTACTTCCGAGTTAAATGAAACAAAGGATTTAATTACATCTGGTAAAATATCATCAGTCATTTTCCACACCGAGCCCTTACAGGAAAGTAAACTTGTTCTAAAAATGGAAGCCCAGTTCTTTTCTGAATAGTATCTTGAATGCTCCATGTCTGTACAAACAGTAGGCATATCCCCATTGATAACTTGTTGCAATTTATTAGCAAATCCTGCTATAAGTATGCATTTCTCTACTCGCTTTTCAAATTTGCAGAAAATAGTTCCATGAAGCTCCCTGGCACAATTTGATTCTGGCAAAATGATATGGAACATAACCATCCTTGTATCATTCAGTTTGGAAATGAAATCACTTGAATCAATCGTCTGATTAATCGTTTTGCTAAGTTTCTGGGGCTCTTCAAGAAGTCTGTCACTGACAGCAAATGATGCTTTAAAGACTTGAATTGATCCGTCAAGATTCTCTCCAGCAACGTCTTCAGTAGCATGAAAATTGTTGGGTACTTTCGATGAAGGCGCATGAATAGCAGCTCTCAATAGAGGAATATGTAAGCTTATACCAACAAGCACAGCGTGGAAAGAATCAAAATGAATGGGGCAATATGAATGCAATCCAAGGAAAGCTTTAGGAGGAATCTGAAATTCCTGAACTGAAGCAGAGCATGCGTCCAGAGAAGCCTGTAACTCGGACCCATTCTCCAACATGGGAGCATACATAAGCTCAGACTTCAAAACAATAGCTGATGTTGATAAGCCCTCATATTTTCTACTGTTGTGATTGGGGGTGTCCTTTCTTTCTAGTCTTCTTCTGATGCTCTTTTATTGAGTTTGGGCCTGCCAAGGGTTTCTCTTCTTCTGCCTTCACTGCTGGTCACCAATGATGCATTTTTACCAGAAGGGAAACTTGGAGCAGAGGATAAAGTATCGAATGCTGAGCTCCCCACAAAAATAGTATCAATGACCACAGAAAATTGCTTGCTTTTTACACCAGCAACTTTCGCATCTTCCGTTGTTATCTCATCGTTTGAGCAAGTCATTACTGAATGTACAAAATGCAAGTAGTCCTGAATATGAAAGAATTTCGCCTTAATCTAAGAAGTCTGCTTGGTCCATTTGCCACCCTAGTTGAAATCTCCAAGCGTAGATTCCTTCCCTTAAGAATATTTCCAACCAGATAAACAGGGGACAAAACATCCTTCTGATCAAGCATGTGTGATCCATAACTTACAGGTCCCATGCTTTCAACTTTACTCACTAGTTCCAAATTTTCTTGTCTTCTGATCACGCTGTTCAGAGGAAAACCTGTTGGGTGAAGTGTCATCAGTTGACATGGTACTATTGCTTACAAAAAATTATGAGCCCAGGTTCTTCTTCCTGCTATTGTCCAATTCTGTAGGAGTAATCTGGccttttccattttcttaaaCTCCATCATGCCTGCCTCAAGAAGGGCCTTTGGCGTATATGTCAGTAAATTCAAGTCTGAACAGTGTCCTAGTAAACAGATACCCTCCCTGATCTCTATCAGTATGCATCCTCTGATTAGGATTGATTTCTGGACTGATTTGATCAAAGATCCTCGATAGCCCTTCCACCTATTCCAGTGGTATGGAAAATCAGAGTCTCGTATCCTTCTTCTTTTGACAGCATATACACATGGAGCTGTAACTTCAATCATGGTTGCACTAGTAGTAAACTTCCACTGCTACTTAAGGAATCTCTGGATGCCAAGAGCCTTTCAATCGCCATCCCAGCCATCCTGTCATATCCCGTGATGCTCTGAGTTTGAGTATTACCAGAACTGCTACTGCAACTAGGggcataaaaattttaattccatCCTCTAAACTGCTGTGCGGCGTATTTAGGCAAATCGAACAGATTAGTTTAGAAACTCATTATGGAACTTTCTCGATTAGTTGACAACTCTGGACATCGAATACCTGCAGTTTTCTCACTTTTAGAGACTGGAAGAGTGGCCTTTATTGGGTTTTTGTATTATATAAGGCCTCCATATTCTTTGCATAACAAACACCAATTTCA
Protein-coding regions in this window:
- the LOC104877691 gene encoding uncharacterized protein LOC104877691, which produces MKEKAKECIYGQPKNYYKLLPWMCERMIATNPGSSVKLSYSDDDHFEKLFIAHSISIEGFVRGCQPIIAIDSAHMSGPYGGALFSATAYDANDSMFPLAFGVISSENYEDWLWFLEKLKIVMGNKEVIIISDRHPALLRSVPEVFGIENHAYCYRHLKENFSSFLSKHNTRGNKGKENALQFLDSIAYGRLEHDYNVSMFELQKYNEALATWVEENAPHHWAMSKFPKQRWDKMTTNLAELFNAWLQIERHHSICNFLLEHMSKLASTLVKHQEESKNWKGCIRPKIEAKVQENIAKGAVYLVTPFMNGVFRVCIERALLNVDILNRTCTCRGWQMLGIPCEHATAVIISIGQNVTHFIDDCYKYPMQELIYGGSFSSIETHDMPTVDDDGLVRSITGEVFFSLKPPHTKRAPGRPRKKRIESQFQDKRTIYYSRCHMSDHNRKTCKNPLP